AAGGGGAggatgctgcatggagggggcaGCGGGGAGACTTGGAGGAGAGTGGGAGGCTCAAAAGGCCTGGTCTCTGCTCCTCAGTTTTGCCTCTGGACGGATGGCATAAATGTGCTGCTGGGCAAAGAGATGGCAAGCGAACGAACCCAGAGTGACCTGGACATCTTGCTGTCAATGGAGCTCAAGCTGCGCCTCCTCGACCTGGAGAACATTCCCATCCCTGATGATGCCCCTCCTGTCCCAAAGCCCCCCAGCAATTTAAACTTCTGCTACAATTTTAGCCATGCAGAACAGTAGGGTCCTTCACCTCCTCTCTGTACTCAAACCGGGCCCCTGCACGTTTGCTCCCCAGAGGAGCTATCTCAGCTTGCAGGAAGTGGCCCAGGCTGATGACTGTTGTAGCTGAACTTGTTTTCCTAAGGGGAACTGTGGGATGATCCTGTCTTTCTAACTGTCCAGCTCCACAGAGCAGCTGAAAGCATCTGCAGGAGTCTTGTAGGAGGGCATCACCTGCATGGCTGTCCATcctgctgggaaggggaaaggcaaAGAGAACCGGGTGTGGGAGAGTGGGGATGAGTCTGTCCAATCCATGCCAGAATCCCCTACCTCCTATGCTGCAGCTGATCCCTCTTCCTATCTACTCTTCTCAGTTGATTCCTTGCTTCATCCAGAGCTCACCTGTTTtccttgagggcagcctccccagCTGTCTCTTTGCACTTGATACTTCTGTGTTCATACAGCTGTAGTGGCTTTTGGTTCTACCTTGCTCCCTGCCACATATGGGTAGGAAATGACACTACAGAAAGCTGAGCCCCTCTGACTTGGTACTAGCCTCCAGCCAGTCCTCAGCTGCTCCAAAGCTTTGCCTGGTGCATACAGAGCATCACCCTGAAGGACTCCTGGGAGGCCAACAGTGCAAGATCATAGGATGTGGCTGTTCGTGAGGGCAGGGACTGAACTCAGTGTCCTAGGAGGTGGCATCTGATGACATAAAaactgttgcctatgaaagctcatagTGCATGCCTCTCAACCCGTTAGCCTCTATGATTTCATCCTGTCCTTCCTTCTGTCAGTCCAGTCCCAGGATCCTAAGAAAGGTACGTTTCTGCGCTTCTGAACCcatcccagctgctttgtgggGCACATAAATAGAGTGTGAGCCCCCTTTAAAAAAAGAGTCCTGGCAGGGCCTTTGTAGCCTAAAAGAGGTGGGAGAAGGGTATGTGGAGAATCTCTGTCCTGGTAGGTGCAGTAGAGCTTCTGTCCCAAGTGGGATTAGAGCACTACGCAGGGAGAAACTGCTGCTCCTCAGGGCCTCAGGAGGCTGGTGTTATTATATCACAGGAGCAGGTACTGGGTGCTGACCCCATCTTGCTGCTGAGTCATTTTCaatcctctcccctgccctcccccttgcTGTGCTGTTGACTGACAGCTCTATGGGGTGTTTGAGAACTGCAGAGTTCATCTAGGCATGATGAAAagccctgggggggcagggaggaaggtgaGGAAGTAACTCTTTGGGCTGAAGCTCAGGCAGCAGGAATGTTATGCAGACTCCTGACAGCCATGGTTGTCTTCCTTCTGTATAGCTGTGTCTAACATGAGAGAGATCAGAAGTTCCTATTCACAGCTCAGCACTGacctgcagctctgctggctggagGCCAAATGACAAACACTGTCTGGTAGTCGCACCCTCAGAGAGGCTGCGTTGACCTGAGAGAGCCCACTCCCAAACTGAAGCAGGGTAGGTGCCTTCAGGTGGCTGAATACTGCTGCTCAGATTCTGCTAAGTAACCCAGCCCAAAAATGCACCTGCAGCATTGCTGGCTGAGCTGTTTGAGAGACAAAGGGTGAATGGTGTGGACAGGTCCAGAGCATCCCTTACAGCCACCCACAAACCAGAATCCACTGCACTGAGCCCTCCGATCTCTTCCCCACTCTGCAGTGGAACACCTGAAGACTTATTCCTGGCCCCCCAGTTATCTTCCTTGCCTTGGTCTATTTACTGTACTAGGATCTCAGCACCCTCTGTCTTCTGGTGCTTCTGCTATTATTTGGTACCTCCTGGCAGCAGtgccttcttcctcccccttGTAGTTCTGGCAATGGGTGTTTTGTAGCAATAATAAGGGAATGGCCATGTGGATTCCTCAGCATTTCTGTGAGTGTTTATGCACTGTAACTGCACTGAACACAGAGCAGTGGGTGGGAAGGGCTAGGAGTTCTTCACCCCACTGCTGTTTGGACAATAAATACCACTTTTATGAGGAACGTGCAgtggatttctctttttttaagggTTGGAGTTTGGCTGTTGCAGCAAGAttcctccttcctctttctcCACTTGGCCACTGCAGAAGTGGCAAACCAGCAACTTGTATATCGGGGCCCAAGGAATGGTGGTGTTCAGTGTAAGCTAAGGAATCAGCTACAGCTGGAGCCTGACACTCCCCTACTGGGTGGAGgtgtgctgcagccctgctccctcctctcacCATAAGCACACAGGCAGATGGTTCTATAGAAAATAAAGGCTTTAATTAACAGTCTACAAGGCACCATGTATAGACACAATGATACATTCTAGAAAAGCATCTCTGGACCAAGGGCAGATTCCCTCCAGTCACAGAGGCATTTAAGGGCCAAAGAGAAGAGAGACAAGTTTGTCctggaaacagcagcaggagaGCCCTGTGCTGTTGAGGGAACCCTGAAAAGGAGGAAGTtgtgctagctgctcctggtgagGGAAGTGGGTAGCCCAAAAGCATGGAGTTTTGCAAGCCAGAAGGGAGAGTGCTCCCATGGCTGGAGGGTAAGCTGGCAGCAGTCAGCTCAGAGTGAAAGGCTGGGACTAGGCAGTGCATTCACCCTCTTTGCAGTGTTGAAACTTGTGCCAGGAGGCTGTGCTGCAGCTTCCAGAAGCATTGGGAGGGACTGAGAAGGGGAGTCCCAGCCCCTCAGCCAGAACTCAATCTCGCATCAGGCCAGTTAAGATGCAGAAGTGCCTGCCTTTGGAGTACTATAGATTGCACAGCATTGGAGTCATCAACATGAGATACCTGTATTCTGCATCCCTCGTCGGGATACAGTGCCCTCTTCTCCCCTACTTAGCTCATTCCAGTGCCAGAGGCAGTGGCTGCTAGGCTTTTGATTTTCTGGTGCTTGGGCTTGGAAGAGTCTAATGGTGGCCATGCTCAGCCCTATATAACAAGCTAGAGGACTCGGAAGCTCCAACTGGAAGGCCCAGCACCTCAGTGGAGGGCAAGTTCCAAACAGCTCTGCAAGTATACCCCTGGGAAATCCAGTGAGCAGGTTGGGAGAGGGCTTATAGCCCAagatggggtggggaaagggcttTGAGGGCTCTTCCCACACACATAGTTTGGTAGCAGCTGAGTTGTACATAATATTGGACACAAGGAACGTCTTTGGCTAGGGAATACCAGAAAGCCAGCACTTCAAAGGCCAGCCATTTTGGAAAACAGCAGTGAGGATGAGAACTTCTTCCCCCTCATGCTGAGGGCTTGGAGCTGTCTCTGCTCTCCCAGGCAGTGTTAGCAGGGTCAATGAGTGGGGTTAAGTGTACCCACAGGGACGTGCCGGAGCTGAAGGTGCTTGCTGAGAAAGTGAATGGGTCTGAGCCCTATATCAGCCTCTCACAGGGTGAGGAAAAGGTCTGCTCCACCTGCAAAGTGTGACTGGATGCATGTCTGCagggggagctgtgcctggaaaagcTTGATGTCAGCCACACGGATCCCACTGCACATGGAGACATCCAGATTCTTGAGCTGCGTACATTCCTTCCCGATGGCCAGAAGGGTCCTGCAAGCAAGCCACACATCAGGGTTCCCTTCCCAGAAGCCAGTCTGACAGTCCCAAAGAGCCAAGTTggtctcttccctctccccaatcCCATGGTGTGTAGAGGCTGGAATCAGAGCTCCTGGGGTCTGCTGCCTGCTCTTTGAAGCCTCATGTCATTCTAGtattaagaggagactggaaccTTGCAATACTTACTGGTACGTGAGCTGGTTACAGCCAGAGATGTTGAGGCGCTGGAGTCTCCGCAGATAGCTGGCAGCCTCCATGAACCCCCCGTCAGTCAGGTTTCCACAGTGACTCAGTGACAGGTGCTCCAGGTTCCGGCAACCCCTGGCAATGGCTACAAGGCTGCTGTCAGTGATCTCATGTACTAAGCTGAGAGAGAGCCGCCTCAGCTCTGGGAAGCAGATAACCTAGTAAGAGCAATGGGAAATAAGGAGAATGAGAGAATAAGCAGGACAGCTGCTTAAAGGAGAGATTTCTTTGGACACTGCCCTCTGACAGGCATCCTGCTGTGACACCTTCACCACTAGCACAGGGTTCAGGGATGACTTCAGAAACTGGTGTTTGGAAGAAGACAAAAGGTATTTTCATCCTATCTGCTCCTGGAGCAATGGCACTACAGGTCCTGTGGGAGCACTGAGAGCTGAGGACCGTACTCATATGTGCTAGCCCCTGAGCCAGTGACACTTCTAGCACCATCCAGGATGGTCATTTTTTGTTAGCACAATAACTTCTAACATACACAGCCTGGTGTTCACACACTGCTCCACCTCTGGCCCAGTGCAGCACTGCTAGACATCTGTAACCCAGCAGCACTAGAAGAGGTAACAGCAGACCAGAGACTGGTTGTCTGGAGTCATGGAAGCCTGACTCACTTGGGCTTGCAGTGCTGGCACAATCTTATGCCAAAAGAATGCTCCTATAACACAGGCCCCTGGAGAGGGCTCAGGACCATAGAGTCTAGTTGTATGTCAGTCACTCAGCTCAGCATGCAGCCTGTATGAACTTCTATCTACACCTGGACTTTTCCAGTTTATTCATACCCTGCTCCTATGCTGAGCTGAGCTAAGCTAAGTTCAACCACGCCCGGGCTCTACAGGGCCACATCCATACCTTGGTTATGCTCATGTCAGTCAGCTTGTGGCAGGCCATTAGGTCAAGCTCTTGGAGGTAGTGGAGGGCCTGCAGGGAGGCTCGGTACTTCTTCTGGGACTCCTGCCAGTCTGAGTCAGTGAGGACTTTGGGAATCTGCTCCAAAGCCTGTGGAGGAGGCAGGAAGAACCCCATGTTCCCAAAATTCCTGCTGAACTTTGGACTTCCATCCTTCTGTCAAAGAAGTGGAACCATGATTAAACACTGCTGAACAGTGGCCTTGAGACTCTGCCTTGCATCCCACAGAGAAGCAAGGGAGGAGGAACTACCTCACACaggccactgaaaaaaaaaaccagcctgGGGAGACCTGGGGTGGAGAGGAGATACAAAAGCTCAGCCACACGTCAGCCGCATCATCTGAGTGCATCACGATGGCCTGGCTGACAGCTGTCTCCAAACAGGTCATTCCATCACAGTGTCCACAACAGTAACAACACTCAGCACTGGAAACTGCCTTCAGATTCCTTCCACAGTATCACGCTCTCAAAAGTCTGGTGCGGACTTACCTCTCTGCCACAGTCCGGTGCCTGCTGGGGCTCTTCTATACCCAGGAGGCCCCAATCTgtcagctccctgcaccaagccaTCCGCAGGACCATCAAGTGGGTGAAGTGGGAGGAAATtgcttggatgcttatgttgGTGAGGGAGACACAAGAAGACAAGTCTAATACTCTCAGACTGCTACTCAGTGTCCTGGCCAGGGAGAGGACAGAGCTGTCCTAGAGAGAAAGGATTCAATGAAAAGCCAAAGCACTGTAGTAAGCACTTACAACCTGCCTTGCTAgccctgggcacagaagccagggCTGTATGCAGAACAACCTTCTTATATGAGCACACAGGAACTCCTGGTGTATCCTCCACTGCCTGTGACAGTATCTATGACCTGAACAACAGAGCCAGGTCTGGTAACCCCCACCCTCTGAAGATAGCAGCAAATCGAAGACTTACTCTGAGTAAAGAGCAGAAGGCAAAGCTGAGGGAAACCAGTTTAGGTTGCAGCTCTGGGTGGGAAAAAGCCTTCACCAGCTTGTTACCACTCACTAGGCTACACTCAGAGATATCCAGGTTCTGCAGGCTCCTGAGCTGGCCGAAGTGCTCAAAAGCACCATCTGTCAGCCTGTGGATCTTCCCCAAACGTAGGTTCTGAAGGGCTTGGAGACTAGTTGATACAGCTAGGACAGCCTGATCAGACAGCTCAGAACAGCTGCTGATGTCTAAGAGAGTCAAGCTAGGCTGGTGCTTACATAGGAAGCTGACAGCTTCATTGGTGAGGTCCTGGCAGTTCTGAAGCACTagttcctggaggtgcagcttcTCTATTTGCACCAGGGACTTCATGGCCTGCGCCGTGATGCTTGTGCCACTCAAATCCAAAGCCTGGAGACTGCTTGCTTGCTCCTTCAAAAAGCACTGGAGGTTGCGGAAGGACAATATGCAAGAGGAGTTGTAGTGACTGGAACCATGGTAGGGATCAAACTCAAAAGTGATGTGGCAGCGGGCCAGTGAGAGCTTGGTCAGGTGTGGCATGCAGCTCACCAGCCGGTTGAAGCTGAGGTCAGACAGGTAACGCAGGCCAGATAAGTTGAGCTCCTGGAGGTAGGCCAGGGCTTTTTGAGCTTGAGGCATGGTCTCAGGTTTGGAAAGCAGGGTCCCAGACATGAAGAGGCTGTTACAGCTACTCAAATCCAGTGAGGACAAGCAGTGGCAAGCAAAAACAAGGGTCATGAAAGAGGCCTCAGTCAGGCTGCTCCCACGCAGAGACAAGCTCTGTAGGTGAGGCCCCAGGTAATGCGCAACATACTTGATTACATCCCTGGAGATGGTAGAGCTGTCGAGGTTGGGCAGGCTGATGCAGCACACCCGGCTTCTTCCCAGGCTGGCAATGGTACTGAGAGACGTGGAACTGACTGGGATGTTGTAGGCAATGTTATCCTGGGATTGAACAGGAAAGGGATAATTGCTAGGAGGACAAATACAGTCAAGGCAGCGATGGAAACATACCAACTCTACCTATCAGGCTGCAGGGCAGATGTGCTCGTGACTATGTTTAGACCAGATCTAACTTCACAGGTATCTTCAGGAAGCAGGACTCCAGAAACAGCCCGTGAGAAAGGGAGAAACTCTAGGATTCTAGAAATcatctaggacaggggtgtcaCACATATGGGCCATAGAAGTGGGTCATCCGTCCTGCAGGGCTACTCACAAGCTGGACGATCCACCTCTGGATCCAGTCTGTTGGGCttgttgctgtggctgctggaaCTGCTGTGTTGGTGTGAACCAGCACCCAGGGGATTAacactcctttcccccccccctccccttccccttcactgAATTTCCAGTTTTTGCTTGCTACTGGCAAtgggaaaagggggtgggggaagaagcagcagtggtgttaGCTCCTTGGGTGCTGGCTGCACTGACACAGAGAAGCTGACAGTTGCCTTATGGCTCAGATCTGGAGATGGGTTGTCTGGCCCACGAGAAGCCCTGCGGGGTGGATGACGCAGTCCTGGCTATGGCCtaccccctggctgctgacaggaaaTATGACTCATCAGTGagcttgacacccctggtctGGAGATTGAAGTACTGGAGGCATGAAGGCAGGAGTCCTGATGCTCCAGAGGCATGGCCCGTGGAACCAGAGAGACAGCTCAGGATCCTGGGAGAGTGATAAGGGAAGTAGAGACATGCTGACTCTAAACAAGTAACTAGAGAAgcaacccctgcccctttttttgGGAGAAGCAGTCTATGCCCAGTCTATACAGTCTATGGGGAGGGGAGTTTGGGCCAGCAcaggcagcttgggccagggGGTGAC
Above is a genomic segment from Alligator mississippiensis isolate rAllMis1 chromosome 10, rAllMis1, whole genome shotgun sequence containing:
- the LOC102564915 gene encoding uncharacterized protein LOC102564915 isoform X3, whose protein sequence is MESAALPVEDNIAYNIPVSSTSLSTIASLGRSRVCCISLPNLDSSTISRDVIKYVAHYLGPHLQSLSLRGSSLTEASFMTLVFACHCLSSLDLSSCNSLFMSGTLLSKPETMPQAQKALAYLQELNLSGLRYLSDLSFNRLVSCMPHLTKLSLARCHITFEFDPYHGSSHYNSSCILSFRNLQCFLKEQASSLQALDLSGTSITAQAMKSLVQIEKLHLQELVLQNCQDLTNEAVSFLCKHQPSLTLLDISSCSELSDQAVLAVSTSLQALQNLRLGKIHRLTDGAFEHFGQLRSLQNLDISECSLVSGNKLVKAFSHPELQPKLVSLSFAFCSLLRDSSVLSLARTLSSSLRVLDLSSCVSLTNISIQAISSHFTHLMVLRMAWCRELTDWGLLGIEEPQQAPDCGREKDGSPKFSRNFGNMGFFLPPPQALEQIPKVLTDSDWQESQKKYRASLQALHYLQELDLMACHKLTDMSITKVICFPELRRLSLSLVHEITDSSLVAIARGCRNLEHLSLSHCGNLTDGGFMEAASYLRRLQRLNISGCNQLTYQTLLAIGKECTQLKNLDVSMCSGIRVADIKLFQAQLPLQTCIQSHFAGGADLFLTL
- the LOC102564915 gene encoding F-box/LRR-repeat protein 2 isoform X2, with translation MESAALPVEIVTYILSFLPITDKKEAALVNRIWYFAARDSLCQDNIAYNIPVSSTSLSTIASLGRSRVCCISLPNLDSSTISRDVIKYVAHYLGPHLQSLSLRGSSLTEASFMTLVFACHCLSSLDLSSCNSLFMSGTLLSKPETMPQAQKALAYLQELNLSGLRYLSDLSFNRLVSCMPHLTKLSLARCHITFEFDPYHGSSHYNSSCILSFRNLQCFLKEQASSLQALDLSGTSITAQAMKSLVQIEKLHLQELVLQNCQDLTNEAVSFLCKHQPSLTLLDISSCSELSDQAVLAVSTSLQALQNLRLGKIHRLTDGAFEHFGQLRSLQNLDISECSLVSGNKLVKAFSHPELQPKLVSLSFAFCSLLRDSSVLSLARTLSSSLRVLDLSSCVSLTNISIQAISSHFTHLMVLRMAWCRELTDWGLLGIEEPQQAPDCGREALEQIPKVLTDSDWQESQKKYRASLQALHYLQELDLMACHKLTDMSITKVICFPELRRLSLSLVHEITDSSLVAIARGCRNLEHLSLSHCGNLTDGGFMEAASYLRRLQRLNISGCNQLTYQTLLAIGKECTQLKNLDVSMCSGIRVADIKLFQAQLPLQTCIQSHFAGGADLFLTL
- the LOC102564915 gene encoding uncharacterized protein LOC102564915 isoform X1, with the protein product MESAALPVEIVTYILSFLPITDKKEAALVNRIWYFAARDSLCQDNIAYNIPVSSTSLSTIASLGRSRVCCISLPNLDSSTISRDVIKYVAHYLGPHLQSLSLRGSSLTEASFMTLVFACHCLSSLDLSSCNSLFMSGTLLSKPETMPQAQKALAYLQELNLSGLRYLSDLSFNRLVSCMPHLTKLSLARCHITFEFDPYHGSSHYNSSCILSFRNLQCFLKEQASSLQALDLSGTSITAQAMKSLVQIEKLHLQELVLQNCQDLTNEAVSFLCKHQPSLTLLDISSCSELSDQAVLAVSTSLQALQNLRLGKIHRLTDGAFEHFGQLRSLQNLDISECSLVSGNKLVKAFSHPELQPKLVSLSFAFCSLLRDSSVLSLARTLSSSLRVLDLSSCVSLTNISIQAISSHFTHLMVLRMAWCRELTDWGLLGIEEPQQAPDCGREKDGSPKFSRNFGNMGFFLPPPQALEQIPKVLTDSDWQESQKKYRASLQALHYLQELDLMACHKLTDMSITKVICFPELRRLSLSLVHEITDSSLVAIARGCRNLEHLSLSHCGNLTDGGFMEAASYLRRLQRLNISGCNQLTYQTLLAIGKECTQLKNLDVSMCSGIRVADIKLFQAQLPLQTCIQSHFAGGADLFLTL